In Carassius carassius chromosome 7, fCarCar2.1, whole genome shotgun sequence, one genomic interval encodes:
- the LOC132143055 gene encoding fibroblast growth factor-binding protein 1-like: MCLRGTLALLLFFACLSQLIFTAESIKGTRRKGRRQESRGDNNISVQKGKFTTKDKAQCSWVARGEDKYTMTVTCKPGNGNGFTCKYTAKPSTCTEYGSNPEGYWKQIARSVKKMKKLCADPRALIRAGMCKRAPMDAHFKLSETSQAKPPKTEKTPTATNTTPPDTKLKCTEHIDHSAVAKEKCGDSWASLCTFLFTVIQSGDC, translated from the coding sequence ATGTGTCTCCGTGGGACTCTCGCGCTCCTGCTGTTCTTCGCATGTCTTTCACAGCTCATCTTCACTGCGGAAAGCATCAAGGGAACGAGGAGGAAAGGAAGGAGGCAGGAGAGTCGAGGTGATAATAACATTTCCGTACAAAAAGGAAAGTTCACAACCAAGGACAAGGCGCAGTGTTCGTGGGTGGCACGCGGAGAGGACAAGTACACCATGACTGTTACATGCAAGCCTGGAAACGGGAATGGATTCACCTGTAAATATACTGCCAAGCCATCGACGTGCACCGAATATGGGTCTAATCCCGAGGGCTATTGGAAACAGATCGCCAGATcagttaaaaaaatgaaaaaactttgCGCGGATCCGCGCGCATTGATCCGAGCGGGTATGTGTAAACGCGCGCCGATGGATGCGCATTTCAAACTCTCCGAAACGTCACAAGCTAAACCCCCGAAGACAGAGAAGACGCCTACAGCCACGAACACAACGCCTCCGGACACTAAGCTAAAGTGCACGGAGCACATTGACCACAGCGCGGTAGCTAAAGAGAAGTGCGGAGATTCCTGGGCGAGTCTCTGCACGTTTCTCTTCACTGTAATCCAGAGCGGAGACTGCTAA
- the LOC132143280 gene encoding LOW QUALITY PROTEIN: fibroblast growth factor-binding protein 2-like (The sequence of the model RefSeq protein was modified relative to this genomic sequence to represent the inferred CDS: deleted 1 base in 1 codon), producing the protein MYRKRPPSLEGCIHSALLKDPFVGLVFIKPACTSNTFLSPFYTSIMRAVCSTALLLVCFIWATNTQAQNSSNQGNSINHIESTQSSRQQRPQKGSIWDEPIRFNTKAKDSCSMVISGKTNFTKLRISCKSKGKSYWCDFLGKPNLCRAYSNNPRHYFTQIMWDLRKLHNACQGPRVYKPHICRSASDEVQMAFHASWPKISIPKPTQASSNQQKQQQQIKSSIAPTKPPSSKQQPKPQQPAKPASKPVKPAITKTVLPRKPVKTITARPTVADESQATKMAEEYCWKSLQGVCAYFISWFQN; encoded by the exons ATGTACAGAAAG AGGCCCCCCAGTCTGGAGGGATGTATACATTCTGCCCTGCTCAAAGACCCCTTTGTGGGACTTGTATTTATAAAGCCAGCCTGCACCTCTAACACCTTC CTGAGTCCCTTCTACACCTCCATCATGAGAGCTGTATGCAGTACTGCTTTACTTCTGGTCTGTTTTATTTGGGCCACTAACACTCAGGCTCAGAACAGCAGTAACCAGGGGAACAGCATCAACCACATCGAAAGCACCCAAAGCAGCCGACAGCAGCGGCCGCAGAAAGGAAGCATCTGGGATGAGCCCATTCGTTTCAACACCAAAGCAAAAGATAGCTGCTCCATGGTGATCTCCGGAAAGACCAACTTCACCAAGCTGCGTATCTCCTGCAAGAGCAAGGGCAAGTCATACTGGTGTGATTTCTTGGGCAAACCTAATCTATGCAGAGCATATAGCAACAACCCTCGGCATTATTTTACTCAGATAATGTGGGACTTGAGGAAGCTTCACAACGCCTGCCAGGGACCACGGGTCTACAAGCCTCATATATGCCGCTCTGCCTCAGATGAGGTCCAGATGGCGTTCCATGCCTCTTGGCCCAAAATCTCCATCCCAAAACCTACCCAGGCTTCCTCAAACCAGCAAAAGCAACAGCAGCAGATCAAGTCCAGCATCGCCCCTACCAAACCTCCAAGCTCAAAACAGCAGCCTAAACCCCAGCAACCAGCCAAACCAGCCTCCAAACCAGTCAAGCCTGCCATTACAAAGACTGTTCTACCACGTAAACCTGTAAAGACCATCACAGCGAGACCCACTGTGGCAGACGAGAGTCAAGCAACCAAGATGGCAGAGGAATACTGCTGGAAGAGTCTCCAGGGCGTCTGCGCATACTTCATTAGCTGGTTCCAAAATTAA